A window from Exiguobacterium marinum DSM 16307 encodes these proteins:
- the mecA gene encoding adaptor protein MecA, with translation MKIERINDNTVKFFITYVDIEKRGFARDEIWYNRERGEQLFWQMMDEANEREDISFDGPLWIQVQAFEKGLEVTVTIAKNVMDSEDDSELGSLLRSAIDEARDQQSVLDQLSELDELEAETDAWAPLAMETNDFEAIISLSKRAGDTFSDLDLKLYHYQDRYYLWIEFPDEMEPEDEENALSLLAEYLSFSTQTQPMLEEYGKTILEGDVFAKVRHYF, from the coding sequence GTGAAAATTGAGCGCATCAACGATAATACCGTCAAATTTTTCATCACATATGTGGATATTGAAAAGCGTGGTTTCGCACGTGATGAAATTTGGTACAACCGAGAACGTGGCGAGCAGCTGTTCTGGCAAATGATGGACGAGGCTAACGAACGTGAAGATATCTCGTTTGATGGTCCACTATGGATTCAAGTCCAGGCTTTTGAAAAAGGTCTAGAAGTGACGGTGACAATCGCGAAAAATGTGATGGATTCCGAAGATGATTCTGAACTCGGTTCGCTTCTCCGCTCGGCAATTGATGAAGCACGGGATCAGCAGTCAGTACTCGATCAATTGAGTGAGTTAGATGAACTTGAAGCTGAAACAGATGCTTGGGCCCCACTTGCGATGGAAACAAATGATTTCGAGGCAATCATTTCACTGAGTAAGCGTGCAGGTGACACTTTCAGTGATCTTGATTTGAAACTATATCATTATCAAGACCGTTACTACTTGTGGATTGAGTTCCCGGATGAAATGGAACCTGAAGACGAAGAGAATGCACTCAGTCTCTTAGCGGAATATCTATCATTCAGTACACAGACGCAACCTATGCTTGAGGAGTATGGAAAAACCATTCTCGAAGGAGACGTCTTTGCGAAAGTACGTCACTACTTTTAA
- the spxA gene encoding transcriptional regulator SpxA, producing MVTLYTSPSCTSCRKARAWLEEHDIPFTERNIFSEPLSLNEIKQILRMTEDGTDEIISTRSKVFSKIDVSVDALSLQQLYDLIQEYPGLLRRPILIDEKRLQVGYNEDEIRRFLPRKVRTFQLQEAQRLVNE from the coding sequence ATGGTCACACTATATACGTCTCCAAGCTGTACATCTTGCCGAAAGGCACGGGCTTGGCTCGAAGAACACGATATCCCTTTTACAGAAAGAAACATATTTTCAGAACCGCTCTCACTTAATGAGATTAAGCAAATTTTACGTATGACTGAAGATGGGACAGATGAAATCATTTCGACACGTTCAAAAGTCTTTTCTAAAATCGATGTATCTGTTGATGCCTTATCACTTCAACAACTTTATGATTTGATTCAAGAATATCCGGGTTTATTACGTCGTCCGATTCTTATTGATGAGAAACGTTTGCAAGTTGGATATAACGAAGATGAGATTCGTCGATTCTTGCCACGGAAAGTTCGGACGTTCCAGTTGCAGGAAGCACAGCGACTTGTGAATGAATGA
- a CDS encoding SDR family NAD(P)-dependent oxidoreductase encodes MGTFLITGATSGIGRAVALQLTTNGHRVIGIGRDETRGASLESDSDGRATFIRCDLQSAEDIDHLFRHLKEQGVTLNGLFNNAATFGRPGTPERLTHDAYTEVFDVNLYALNTVTQRAIPLFEQGASVVNNAAIVGHVKFPPMLAHYAASKAAVVALTKTFAHRMKGKVRFNAVCFGPVDTPLSHKLYGGEAKFKDAMSHHFRGHAALPEEVAPVVEFLLTDASTYINGQALTVDGGYTLS; translated from the coding sequence ATGGGGACTTTTCTAATAACAGGTGCGACTAGCGGAATTGGACGCGCCGTCGCATTGCAGTTAACAACGAATGGACATCGTGTGATCGGGATTGGTCGTGATGAAACAAGGGGGGCTTCCCTTGAATCTGATTCGGACGGACGGGCCACCTTCATTCGTTGTGACCTTCAGTCTGCAGAAGACATCGACCATCTCTTCAGACATTTGAAAGAGCAGGGCGTGACGTTAAACGGCTTGTTCAACAACGCGGCTACTTTTGGCAGACCCGGTACGCCAGAACGTCTCACGCATGATGCCTATACCGAAGTATTCGACGTCAACCTATATGCACTTAACACGGTCACACAACGCGCAATCCCGTTATTTGAACAAGGTGCCAGCGTTGTTAACAATGCCGCCATCGTTGGCCACGTCAAATTTCCACCGATGCTCGCACATTATGCTGCTTCAAAAGCGGCCGTCGTCGCCTTGACCAAAACGTTTGCACACCGAATGAAAGGAAAAGTACGATTCAATGCTGTCTGTTTCGGTCCTGTTGATACGCCGCTAAGCCACAAACTGTATGGAGGTGAGGCGAAATTCAAAGATGCCATGAGCCATCATTTCCGAGGACATGCAGCCTTACCTGAAGAAGTTGCTCCTGTTGTCGAATTTTTATTGACTGACGCTTCGACTTATATAAATGGACAAGCCCTTACCGTCGACGGCGGTTATACCCTCTCTTGA
- a CDS encoding HD domain-containing protein — MMRITLETIMKHPITQKYLTRSGLKHAIDVCERALEMATKRGLDTDLATKAALLHDIGHYEWYTEGKWNYDLYRQNDIHAIKGAERAHKLLIRLGEDPARAKEISVMILLHTDSYLPPSRIQRTPLQQLVHDADTFVEQPGGLHHYETMEVEDALARVRQIDAIVERLSNLPRISNG; from the coding sequence ATGATGAGAATCACATTAGAAACAATTATGAAACATCCCATCACCCAAAAATATTTGACTCGATCAGGCTTAAAGCATGCAATCGACGTATGTGAACGCGCTCTCGAGATGGCGACAAAGCGAGGGCTCGACACCGATTTAGCGACAAAGGCCGCTTTACTTCATGATATCGGTCATTATGAATGGTATACGGAAGGTAAATGGAATTATGATTTGTATCGTCAAAATGATATTCATGCGATCAAAGGTGCTGAACGTGCCCATAAACTATTGATTCGATTAGGGGAAGACCCCGCTCGAGCAAAAGAGATATCTGTGATGATTCTCTTACACACCGATTCATATTTACCACCGAGCCGCATTCAGCGCACACCTCTTCAACAGCTCGTCCATGACGCCGATACATTCGTTGAGCAGCCAGGCGGTCTGCATCATTATGAAACAATGGAAGTCGAAGATGCGTTAGCTCGCGTTCGCCAGATTGATGCAATCGTTGAACGACTATCAAACTTGCCTCGCATTTCAAATGGATAA
- a CDS encoding competence protein CoiA produces the protein MRFAIGREGDIVDSFTLNRMQAEQLAPFRCPTCQEVLILKQGVKRRLHFAHIHTCGSAESVPHHQDKWAVSQWLQERGYPVDQEVTIGARRADILTKIDGKSTVIEIQASSLRPEEYVERTSDYEKANLDVIWLASGLDLRMNQSFQPWMRLELSRRHMLMTVNSGSIVRFNGFPISIKYGIGNWEASSSAKTSPFEAYYRFNAMEWTEMIRRKRMAPPYPSPQNRRLIFNRLYPLGLLPALLPTGCYLPLTSLWGIRVHPVDFQTVLYLNRYESPNDSIEWSIEKTCRQFGVTPTSDFSESFHVQWKQLLNACRLSCDVRSWSLPITYEEARHHDTRLFQGFQRLMLQSTNR, from the coding sequence ATGCGATTTGCAATCGGTCGGGAAGGGGACATCGTTGATTCTTTTACCCTAAATCGAATGCAGGCGGAGCAGCTTGCTCCTTTTCGATGTCCAACTTGTCAAGAAGTGCTCATCCTGAAGCAGGGCGTGAAGCGGCGCCTCCATTTTGCTCATATCCATACGTGTGGAAGCGCAGAATCGGTTCCACACCATCAAGACAAATGGGCGGTGAGTCAGTGGTTACAAGAAAGAGGGTATCCGGTCGACCAAGAAGTAACGATTGGAGCGCGACGTGCGGACATTTTAACTAAAATCGATGGAAAGTCGACGGTTATTGAGATTCAGGCATCTTCATTACGCCCGGAGGAATATGTCGAGCGGACGAGCGACTATGAGAAAGCAAATCTTGATGTCATTTGGCTCGCAAGTGGTCTCGACTTGAGGATGAACCAATCTTTCCAACCGTGGATGCGTCTTGAACTCTCGAGACGTCATATGTTGATGACGGTGAATAGCGGTTCTATAGTTCGTTTCAATGGGTTTCCGATTTCGATCAAGTATGGAATAGGCAATTGGGAAGCCTCTTCTTCAGCGAAGACGTCGCCGTTTGAAGCATACTATCGGTTCAACGCGATGGAATGGACGGAAATGATTCGTCGGAAGCGAATGGCTCCGCCCTATCCTTCCCCACAGAATCGCCGATTGATCTTCAATCGTCTCTATCCACTCGGTTTATTGCCGGCACTTTTACCGACAGGCTGTTATCTTCCGCTCACATCGCTATGGGGAATACGTGTACATCCGGTAGATTTTCAGACCGTCCTTTATTTAAATCGGTACGAGTCACCAAATGATTCGATAGAATGGAGTATTGAAAAGACGTGTCGTCAGTTTGGAGTAACACCGACAAGCGACTTTTCGGAGTCATTTCATGTACAATGGAAACAACTCTTGAATGCATGTCGTCTATCTTGTGATGTCAGGTCATGGTCGTTGCCGATTACATATGAAGAGGCGAGACATCACGATACACGTTTGTTTCAAGGATTTCAACGATTGATGTTACAGTCGACCAATCGATAA
- a CDS encoding DUF2254 domain-containing protein produces the protein MVRRIRLLLNESAWFVPFLYGAGGILLTILTQLFSEFFRDLLPNFIYLDLDSAASVLSSTFTSLMTMMTFSFSTILVVLTTYSSQFSPRTVNNFLTNTAAKHTLGLFIMTTIYGISNLFLVRTADEGVVLSSGISVILVIGSIWAFVKFIQTVSVSIQAERLLSTLHKEALSVISEQKDAIESEKVNLVLSRSVHSFEGTAVRAPRTGYVRLFLREKQGDHETDFESVVAVGDFVAKGDLVGFWKSEENPDVELFEIGEVRSSMQDPSFAIEKLSEIALRGISPGVNDPNTAIHAIHYIGDILRELCELPDGDFLYSNGKCDWHVKRKTLDTILFESLSPMQTYANQDIFVMGSVFEAIRMARLEAHETLDSTFDGMVDYFEDVINWDHFHSKEQHYLRNKMNRAKKLTA, from the coding sequence ATGGTGAGACGAATACGTTTATTACTCAATGAAAGTGCTTGGTTTGTCCCCTTCTTATACGGAGCGGGCGGAATTTTACTAACGATTTTGACTCAACTGTTTAGTGAATTCTTTCGAGATTTACTCCCGAATTTCATATATTTAGATTTGGACTCAGCTGCATCTGTTTTATCTTCGACGTTTACGAGCCTTATGACGATGATGACATTCAGCTTTTCCACCATTTTAGTGGTTTTGACGACCTATTCGTCTCAATTTTCTCCACGGACAGTAAATAACTTCTTAACGAATACTGCGGCTAAGCATACGCTCGGCCTTTTCATCATGACCACAATTTACGGGATTTCGAACTTATTCCTCGTTCGCACTGCGGATGAAGGTGTTGTGCTGTCATCTGGAATTAGTGTGATCTTGGTGATTGGATCAATTTGGGCTTTCGTAAAATTCATTCAAACAGTCAGTGTCTCGATTCAGGCGGAGCGTCTCTTATCAACATTACATAAAGAGGCTTTGTCGGTCATCAGTGAGCAAAAAGATGCAATCGAGTCGGAAAAGGTGAATCTCGTTCTGTCAAGATCTGTTCATTCATTCGAAGGGACTGCAGTCCGGGCACCACGAACGGGATACGTCCGTTTGTTTTTAAGAGAAAAGCAAGGAGATCATGAAACGGACTTTGAATCAGTTGTAGCCGTGGGAGATTTTGTTGCAAAAGGGGACCTCGTTGGTTTTTGGAAGAGTGAAGAAAATCCAGATGTCGAGTTGTTTGAAATCGGGGAAGTTCGTTCTTCGATGCAAGACCCGTCTTTTGCAATTGAAAAATTGAGTGAGATTGCGTTACGCGGGATTTCGCCGGGGGTTAATGATCCGAATACGGCCATCCACGCGATCCATTACATCGGAGATATATTAAGGGAATTATGTGAACTGCCGGATGGTGATTTCCTCTATTCAAATGGGAAGTGCGATTGGCACGTGAAACGTAAGACACTAGACACGATTTTATTTGAATCGTTGTCACCGATGCAAACATACGCAAATCAAGATATTTTCGTGATGGGTTCTGTATTTGAAGCGATTCGAATGGCTCGTCTCGAAGCCCATGAAACATTGGATTCAACGTTTGATGGTATGGTTGATTACTTTGAAGACGTAATTAATTGGGATCATTTTCATTCAAAAGAGCAACACTATTTGCGGAATAAGATGAATCGTGCGAAAAAGCTGACAGCATGA
- the cls gene encoding cardiolipin synthase: MLRRIQVLFSLILLAGLIAILSYYWSSQVIGLFSILVFLTTFSILLVILLENRNPQRTLIWAIVMIGFPVIGLFAYFVFGQNYRRKRMFTEKAMLDEETYLAYRQKAMTLSPSLMFTHDDYEKLMHLTSSLNQLPVSSNTYTQILTNGREKFSKLLPALKGATRHIHLEYYIFRDDRISREIQRILIEKAKEGIEVRFLYDAVGSIHTSGNFFEEMKQAGVQVQAFFPVVLPLVSSKTNYRNHRKIVVIDGTEAFTGGLNVGDEYLGEHSKFGFWRDTHLYVRGEGVSELQLIFLQDWYYMTGERLFTPFYLEPLETVRSASGGVQIVASGPDEPYETMKSIYFSLINAAKKSVYISSPYLIPDEDIMSALKTASLSGIDVRIVLPSYPDHKIVFYASRSYYEELLLAGVKIYLYEEGFMHSKVIVVDDGLATIGTANMDFRSFHLNFEVNALLYNTNSVNQLKQDLYHDFEGSHELVLEEFVKRSFFIKLVESLARMFSPLL, translated from the coding sequence ATGTTGCGACGCATACAAGTACTCTTTTCCCTTATTTTGCTCGCGGGACTCATTGCGATATTATCGTATTACTGGAGCTCACAAGTGATTGGACTCTTCTCGATTCTTGTCTTTTTGACAACGTTCAGCATTTTGCTAGTGATTCTGCTCGAAAATCGAAATCCGCAACGAACATTGATTTGGGCGATTGTCATGATTGGATTTCCTGTCATTGGATTGTTCGCGTACTTTGTGTTCGGTCAGAACTATCGACGAAAGCGAATGTTTACAGAAAAAGCGATGCTCGACGAAGAAACTTACTTAGCTTATCGCCAAAAGGCGATGACGCTATCCCCATCGCTTATGTTCACACACGACGATTATGAGAAGTTGATGCATCTCACTTCTTCGTTAAATCAGCTTCCGGTCTCCTCGAATACGTATACACAAATCTTGACGAATGGTCGTGAAAAATTCTCGAAACTGTTACCTGCTTTGAAAGGGGCGACAAGACACATCCATCTCGAATATTACATTTTTCGGGATGATCGTATTTCTCGGGAAATTCAGCGGATCCTCATCGAGAAAGCGAAAGAGGGGATCGAAGTCCGATTTTTATATGATGCGGTCGGCTCGATTCATACGAGTGGCAACTTTTTTGAAGAAATGAAACAGGCTGGCGTTCAAGTACAGGCGTTTTTCCCAGTCGTACTTCCACTCGTCTCGAGCAAGACCAACTATCGTAACCATAGAAAAATTGTAGTAATCGATGGGACCGAGGCATTCACTGGAGGCTTGAACGTTGGGGATGAGTACTTGGGTGAACATTCTAAATTTGGATTTTGGCGAGACACGCATCTGTACGTCAGAGGAGAAGGAGTGTCTGAATTACAGCTAATTTTCCTACAAGACTGGTATTACATGACCGGTGAGCGTCTTTTCACTCCGTTTTATTTAGAGCCACTTGAAACGGTTCGAAGTGCGAGTGGAGGCGTCCAAATTGTGGCGAGTGGACCAGATGAACCATATGAAACGATGAAATCGATTTATTTTTCGCTGATTAATGCCGCGAAAAAGTCTGTTTATATCTCTTCACCCTATTTAATTCCCGATGAAGATATTATGAGTGCATTGAAGACGGCATCTTTGTCAGGGATTGATGTACGGATTGTGCTGCCGAGTTATCCCGACCATAAGATTGTATTTTATGCGAGCCGCTCCTATTATGAAGAGCTACTACTAGCTGGGGTGAAAATCTATTTATATGAGGAGGGCTTCATGCATTCAAAAGTTATCGTCGTTGATGACGGACTAGCTACGATTGGAACGGCAAATATGGATTTTCGTAGCTTCCACTTGAACTTTGAAGTGAATGCCCTCTTGTATAACACGAATTCAGTCAACCAACTGAAACAAGACTTATATCATGATTTTGAAGGATCTCACGAGTTAGTGTTAGAAGAGTTTGTAAAACGCTCATTCTTTATCAAACTCGTGGAGTCATTGGCTAGAATGTTTTCACCACTACTATAA